A single genomic interval of Suncus etruscus isolate mSunEtr1 chromosome 10, mSunEtr1.pri.cur, whole genome shotgun sequence harbors:
- the HNRNPA2B1 gene encoding heterogeneous nuclear ribonucleoproteins A2/B1 isoform X2 produces the protein MEKTLETVPLERKKREKEQFRKLFIGGLSFETTEESLRNYYEEWGKLTDCVVMRDPASKRSRGFGFVTFSSMAEVDAAMAARPHSIDGRVVEPKRAVAREESGKPGAHVTVKKLFVGGIKEDTEEHHLRDYFEEYGKIDTIEIITDRQSGKKRGFGFVTFDDHDPVDKIVLQKYHTINGHNAEVRKALSRQEMQEVQSSRSGRGGNFGFGDSRGGGGNFGPGPGSNFRGGSDGYGSGRGFGDGYNGYGGGPGGGNFGGSPGYGGGRGGYGGGGPGYGNQGGGYGGGYDNYGGGNYGSGNYNDFGNYNQQPSNYGPMKSGNFGGSRNMGGPYGGGNYGPGGSGGSGGYGGRSRY, from the exons ATGGAG aAAACTTTAGAAACTGTTCCTTTGGAGAGGAAAAAG agagaaaaggAACAGTTCCGTAAACTCTTTATTGGTGGCTTGAGCTTCGAAACAACCGAAGAAAGTTTGAGGAATTACTATGAGGAATGGGGGAAACTTACCGATTGTGTG GTTATGCGAGATCCAGCAAGCAAAAGATCAAGAGGATTTGGTTTTGTCACCTTTTCGTCCATGGCCGAGGTTGATGCTGCCATGGCCGCAAGACCTCATTCGATTGATGGAAGAGTGGTAGAGCCAAAACGAGCGGTTGCAAGAGAG gaATCTGGAAAACCAGGGGCTCATGTAACTGTAAAGAAGCTTTTTGTTGGTGGAATAAAAGAAGATACTGAGGAACATCAtcttagagattactttgaggaATATGGAAAAATTGACACTATCGAGATAATTACAGATAGGCAGTCTGGAAAGAAAAGAGGCTTTGGATTTGTTACTTTTGATGACCATGATCCTGTGGATAAGATCGTAT TACAGAAGTACCATACCATTAATGGACATAATGCAGAAGTAAGAAAGGCTTTGTCAAGGCAAGAAATGCAGGAAGTCCAAAGTTCTAGGAGTGGAAGAGGAG GCAACTTTGGCTTTGGAGATTCTCGTGGTGGAGGAGGAAATTTTGGACCAGGACCTGGTAGTAATTTCAGAGGAGGATCTG atGGATATGGAAGTGGTCGTGGATTTGGAGATGGCTATAATGGATATGGAGGAGGACCCGGAG GTGGCAATTTTGGAGGTAGCCCTGGttatggaggaggaagaggaggatatGGTGGTGGAGGACCTGGATATGGCAACCAGGGTGGGGGCTACGGAGGTGGTTATGACAACTATGGAGGAG GAAACTATGGAAGTGGAAATTACAATGATTTTGGGAATTATAATCAGCAACCTTCCAACTATGGTCCAATGAAGAGTGGAAACTTTGGTGGTAGCAGGaatatggggggaccatatggtggag GAAACTATGGTCCTGGAGGCAGTGGAGGAAGTGGGGGTTATGGAGGAAGAAGCAGATATTGA
- the HNRNPA2B1 gene encoding heterogeneous nuclear ribonucleoproteins A2/B1 isoform X1 codes for MQLNIWFKFDVSFFFPPQKTLETVPLERKKREKEQFRKLFIGGLSFETTEESLRNYYEEWGKLTDCVVMRDPASKRSRGFGFVTFSSMAEVDAAMAARPHSIDGRVVEPKRAVAREESGKPGAHVTVKKLFVGGIKEDTEEHHLRDYFEEYGKIDTIEIITDRQSGKKRGFGFVTFDDHDPVDKIVLQKYHTINGHNAEVRKALSRQEMQEVQSSRSGRGGNFGFGDSRGGGGNFGPGPGSNFRGGSDGYGSGRGFGDGYNGYGGGPGGGNFGGSPGYGGGRGGYGGGGPGYGNQGGGYGGGYDNYGGGNYGSGNYNDFGNYNQQPSNYGPMKSGNFGGSRNMGGPYGGGNYGPGGSGGSGGYGGRSRY; via the exons ATGCAGCTTAACATatggtttaaatttgatgtaagttttttttttcccccccagaAAACTTTAGAAACTGTTCCTTTGGAGAGGAAAAAG agagaaaaggAACAGTTCCGTAAACTCTTTATTGGTGGCTTGAGCTTCGAAACAACCGAAGAAAGTTTGAGGAATTACTATGAGGAATGGGGGAAACTTACCGATTGTGTG GTTATGCGAGATCCAGCAAGCAAAAGATCAAGAGGATTTGGTTTTGTCACCTTTTCGTCCATGGCCGAGGTTGATGCTGCCATGGCCGCAAGACCTCATTCGATTGATGGAAGAGTGGTAGAGCCAAAACGAGCGGTTGCAAGAGAG gaATCTGGAAAACCAGGGGCTCATGTAACTGTAAAGAAGCTTTTTGTTGGTGGAATAAAAGAAGATACTGAGGAACATCAtcttagagattactttgaggaATATGGAAAAATTGACACTATCGAGATAATTACAGATAGGCAGTCTGGAAAGAAAAGAGGCTTTGGATTTGTTACTTTTGATGACCATGATCCTGTGGATAAGATCGTAT TACAGAAGTACCATACCATTAATGGACATAATGCAGAAGTAAGAAAGGCTTTGTCAAGGCAAGAAATGCAGGAAGTCCAAAGTTCTAGGAGTGGAAGAGGAG GCAACTTTGGCTTTGGAGATTCTCGTGGTGGAGGAGGAAATTTTGGACCAGGACCTGGTAGTAATTTCAGAGGAGGATCTG atGGATATGGAAGTGGTCGTGGATTTGGAGATGGCTATAATGGATATGGAGGAGGACCCGGAG GTGGCAATTTTGGAGGTAGCCCTGGttatggaggaggaagaggaggatatGGTGGTGGAGGACCTGGATATGGCAACCAGGGTGGGGGCTACGGAGGTGGTTATGACAACTATGGAGGAG GAAACTATGGAAGTGGAAATTACAATGATTTTGGGAATTATAATCAGCAACCTTCCAACTATGGTCCAATGAAGAGTGGAAACTTTGGTGGTAGCAGGaatatggggggaccatatggtggag GAAACTATGGTCCTGGAGGCAGTGGAGGAAGTGGGGGTTATGGAGGAAGAAGCAGATATTGA